Below is a genomic region from Neisseria zoodegmatis.
CAGCAGGTTCACGCCTTCGCTTTGCAAGCCCAAGCGTTGCGCGCGCAAGGCGACTTGTTGGGCGGATTCCTCACCCGACACATACAGCACTTTGCGGCTTTTCGCCATCATCGCCACGGTTTGCAGCAGCAGCGTCGATTTGCCGATGCCGGGGTCGCCGCCAAGCAGAATTACCGCGCCGCTCACCAAACCGCCGCCCAACACACGGTCAAGCTCGCCCATGCCGGTGGGTTCGCGCGGCACTTCGGTGGCAGTTACTTGGGAAAGCTCCTGCACTTGTGCGGTGTCCGCCGCCCACGATTGGAAGCGCACGTTTTTCGGCTCGGGTGCGGCAAGGCTTTCCTGTAAGGTGTTCCATTCGCCGCAATGCGGGCATTTGCCTTGCCATTTTGGGGTGGTGCCGCCGCATTCGCTGCATTGGTAAACGGTTTTCGGTGCTTTTGCCATGAGGGTTCCTGCGGGTAAGGGTATGGGGGATGAGGCCGTCTGAAAAACGCTATTGTAACGCCGATTCGGTATGCGGGCGCAGTACAAACGGGAATTGGCGGCTTGGTAACAATAAATATAACATTAGTTACCAATGTAACATTGAGGCGGTAAAAATGTCCGCATGTCAGTCTTTTGATATAGGGAAATATTTATTTGTTATTATTCAAATCGAGTAGATTAAACGGGAATAGATGAAAATGAAGCGAATAAACACCCGCTTAGCAGCAGCCGTATTGATGCTCGGTTTAACTTTTACAGCCTCTGCACATAACGCGGCAGAGTTACAAGAGCGCACGAAACTGGCCGAGCGCGGCGACAAACAGGCTCAGTATGAGCTGGGATTGGCGTATGAAAACGGAGACGGCGTAGAAAGCGATTTGGAAAAAGCCTTCAAGATGTACCGCCGCGCGGCAAAACAAGGCCATGCGGAAGCACAAGCCAATTTAGGTGCAATGTATCAGGAAGGCCGCGGTGTGAAAACTAATATGAAAACGGCTTTGTCTTGGTACCGCAAAGCAGCGGCGCAAGGCAGCACGCATGCGCAAAACAACTTAGGCCGTCTGTATTTTTACGGTTTCGGGGTAGGGCAGGATTATCAGCAGGCGTTTGAGTGGTTCAAACAGGCTGCGGATAAAGGCGAAAACACCGCGCAAAAAAATCTGGCTTATATGTATGCGAACGGCACCGGCGTGGAAAAAAACATGAAGCAGGCCGCCGTGTGGTATGAAAAAGCCGCTCAACAAGGCTTGGTGGAAGCCCAAGCGGAAATCGGTTTCATGTATGACTCCGGCGAAGGGGTGGAAGCCGATCCGGTAAAAGCCGCTTTGTGGTACACGCAAGCTGCCGACCAAGGAAATACTGTTGCCCAATACAATCTGGGCAATATGTATCTGATTGGCCGCGGCGTAGTTAAAAACATTGATAAGGCCTACATACTGCTGGGTCAGGCTTGCAAAGGCGGCGACGAAGATGCCTGCAAATTTATGCGAGATCAGCAAGGCCATTAATCGGCCCTGAGTAAGAATGACGGCAAACAGCCTGAGACCTTTGCAAAAAAATCATCTGCGGCGCATTTTTGCGTTGTGAGGTGCACGCTCGCTGGTTTATCTTAGGCCTCAGCCCGTGCCAATCATAATTGTGGACAGGCTGGTGTAAAAGTTTACGAAATCTCCCTTTAATACTTGGCAATCACGGTTGCCAGGTATTTTTTTATTTGTCGAAAGTGAAATGTCGGTAAGTGCTTCTTGTGCCGATATTTATGTTTTGGGTGGTTGAAAATCGTTCTGTAAGATAGTGCCGCCGAAGGGTATAATATCCAATTTAATATTCCTAAATAACACACAAACCTATGCAGACTTTAGACGTAACCGGATTGAAATGCCCGCTGCCGATTTTGCGCGCAAAAAAAGCATTGGCGCAGATGCAGGCCGAAGAAGTATTGACCGTATTGGCCACCGACCACGGCGCTCCTGATGATTTTGCCGCTTTTTGCCGCCAAACAGGACATGTACTGCTTGAATCTTCCGAAGCAGACGGCGTATTTAAATTGGTGGTTCGCCACAAGTGAGGCCGTCTGAAATGTTGAAAAGCATGTTCTTTCTGCTACCTGCTGTATTATTCACTGCCTCGTGCGGGGAAAACATTCCGCCGGAGCGGCTGGAAAGTCATGCTGCCCAAGCGGTGCAGTTGTTTGAAGAAGTTTGCGTCGGAAACAACGGCAACCCGCAGAATGTTGCGGCTTGGGCGGCGCAACAGCAATTACCCATGCTCGGCGAGGCGGCTGTGAAGAATCTGCCTTTGGGGATGATGGAATTGGATGCGCAAGCAGTTTGGACAGTTGAGAAAGACGGCGCAACCTTTTATATCAGCACCGCGCCCGGTTCGTGCAGCGTTAAAACGCCCCGTGCCGACCATCAAGCGGCGCGTCAATATTTTGTCGCCTTAGCAGAAAAAGGCAGAGCAGGCGCTACCGCTATGCTCAGAGCCGACAACGGCGTATCTTCGCCGTTTCCGTTCAATCAGCTGGTGTATGGCTGGCATGCAAACGGTGCCGACGAAGAAATATTGCTAACGGCCAACACCTCTCCGTCCGAGCATGTGCCGGCGCAGCTCGCCCTTTACCTTACCCGCCAGCCGCTGGGCATGAAGGTAATCGGCGGCCAATAAACAGACATCAGGCCGTCTGAAAAACATCTGGGTTTTCAGACGGCCTCACCGCAAATATTGATAGATGAAACAAAGGAATACCATGCAAACCCTGACCATAATCCAACCTGATGACATGCACCTGCACTTGCGCGACGGCGAGGCCTTGAAAGCGGTGCTGCCGTTTACCGCCCGCCAGATGGGACGCGCGGTGATTATGCCCAACCTCAAGCCGCCCGTAGTCAGCGTGGCCGATGCACAAGCCTATAAAGAACGCATCTTGGCAGCTTTGCCCGAAGGCAGCACGTTTGAACCTTTGATGACGTTATACCTGACCGATAAATCTACACCCGAATTGGTGCGTGAAGCCAAAGCTGCCGGTATCGTGGCCTTCAAGCTTTATCCCGCAGGCGCGACCACCAACTCCGATTCGGGCGTAACCGATTTGTTTAAGCTGATTCCCGTATTGGAAGAAATGGCCAAACAAAATATGCTGTTTTTGGTGCACGGAGAAGTGACCGACCCCGAAATCGATATTTTCGACCGCGAGGCCGTGTTTATCGAGCGCGTGTTGAAGCCGGTATTGGAAAAAGTGCCCGCTTTGAAAGTGGTGTTTGAACACATTACCACCGCCGATGCCGCCCGTTTGGTGATGGAGGCCGGCGACAATGTGGCAGCAAGCGTGACGCCGCAACACCTTTTGCTGAACCGCAACGATTTGCTGGTCGGCGGTGTTCGTCCACACCATTATTGCCTGCCGGTATTGAAGCGCGAGATCCACCGCAAGGCCTTGGTTGAAGCGGTTACCGGTGAAAAATCGCATAAATTCTTTTTGGGTACAGACAGCGCCCCGCACGCGCAATCGGCCAAAGAAAACGCTTGCGGCTGTGCAGGCATGTTCAGCGCCGTTACGGCCGTCGAACTGTATGCCGAAGTATTCGAGCAAGCCGGTGCTTTAGACAAACTCGAAGCATTTGCTTCGAAAAACGGTGCGCGTTTTTACGGCTTGCCCGAAAACCCTCGCACGATTACCTTGGTGAAACAAAGCCAGAAGGTTGCCTCGGCCGTGCCGTTCGGCGGCAATGAAGTCTTAGTGCCGATGCGTGCGGGTGAAAGTGTCGGCTGGACTGTTCAATATTGATGGTTGATATCGGACAGATATTCAAATAGGTATCCGAAAACAAGCAGGCAGACGGTGCATCCGTCTGCCTGTTTATTTATGGGGGAATCGAGAAAGCATCCATCATGTTCAGGCGCAAAGCTGAATTTTTCAGATGGCCTCAATCTTAATATTGGGGAGGTCGGGCAGATGAATGCCCGTCGGAAGCACCGTTTAACCCGTTGAGCTTGTTTTGTGCTTTTTGCACGGCATCTTCCAGCTTCTGAATACGCTCTTGATAGCGCACATAGTTCCGTTCATGGCCGTAACGAATCTGCCTGCCTTCGGCCAAAGCTTTCTTGGCCGCATCAAGTTCTTGTTGTGCAGCTTTAAGTTTGGCTTGGTCTTCCTGTGTACCTTGCGAGCCTTGAGGATGGGGTGGCTCTTGGGGCGCGGTGGAAGTGTTTGAAAGCTGGCCGCTGCTTTGTGCCGGGCTGTTTGAGTAAATGCCTATTTTACCGATTTCGGTTTTTTGGCAATGCTTGCCGGCGTTTTGAGAATAAACGGTGCGGTCGCTGCTGTCTTTACAGGCATAAATCGTGTCAGCCGAGGCAGGCAATGTAGCCAAGATCAATGCGGCTGTTCCCAAAAGTAATGTGTTTTTCATGTAAGGCTTTCAATATCGGTTTGGTCAAAACAATCAAAAGTATGCCGTCTGAAAAAGCAGCAGGCAACCGTTGGCGTGAATAATGGGTTTCAAAAGCTACCGCGCAACCAAAACCACCACACCGCCAGCAAAACCAACGCCATTAAAATATTGCCGGCAATGATCTTGCGCCAGCTTCGCGAATCGGCAGGTTTGAGTAAACGCTTGCCGCGGCTCACATAGAAAAACGGGCTGAGCAAAATCGAAACAGCCGATATCAAAATTACCGCCGCATAATAAATTTTTTCACGTTCCATTACCCACCTTTTACTTTTTAAGAATTTGTTTTAAAAATCATTATATAGGAATTCGCTATTTATAGAGATTGAGGTTTCGGATCGCTGCTTGATGTGTGAAAGTCTGAAGTATGGCCATATCGGGCAGAGGGCGGGCGGATATATGTCAATTGTGTAAGGCATGTGCATTTTTCATGCTTGTACTTATTTGCGCAGAACTTTACAGGCACTAAACCATCTCACTACGGAAACCTTTTCGGATGATGCAGGTAATGT
It encodes:
- a CDS encoding NMCC_0638 family (lipo)protein encodes the protein MLKSMFFLLPAVLFTASCGENIPPERLESHAAQAVQLFEEVCVGNNGNPQNVAAWAAQQQLPMLGEAAVKNLPLGMMELDAQAVWTVEKDGATFYISTAPGSCSVKTPRADHQAARQYFVALAEKGRAGATAMLRADNGVSSPFPFNQLVYGWHANGADEEILLTANTSPSEHVPAQLALYLTRQPLGMKVIGGQ
- a CDS encoding sulfurtransferase TusA family protein; the encoded protein is MQTLDVTGLKCPLPILRAKKALAQMQAEEVLTVLATDHGAPDDFAAFCRQTGHVLLESSEADGVFKLVVRHK
- the pyrC gene encoding dihydroorotase — translated: MQTLTIIQPDDMHLHLRDGEALKAVLPFTARQMGRAVIMPNLKPPVVSVADAQAYKERILAALPEGSTFEPLMTLYLTDKSTPELVREAKAAGIVAFKLYPAGATTNSDSGVTDLFKLIPVLEEMAKQNMLFLVHGEVTDPEIDIFDREAVFIERVLKPVLEKVPALKVVFEHITTADAARLVMEAGDNVAASVTPQHLLLNRNDLLVGGVRPHHYCLPVLKREIHRKALVEAVTGEKSHKFFLGTDSAPHAQSAKENACGCAGMFSAVTAVELYAEVFEQAGALDKLEAFASKNGARFYGLPENPRTITLVKQSQKVASAVPFGGNEVLVPMRAGESVGWTVQY
- a CDS encoding tetratricopeptide repeat protein, whose translation is MKRINTRLAAAVLMLGLTFTASAHNAAELQERTKLAERGDKQAQYELGLAYENGDGVESDLEKAFKMYRRAAKQGHAEAQANLGAMYQEGRGVKTNMKTALSWYRKAAAQGSTHAQNNLGRLYFYGFGVGQDYQQAFEWFKQAADKGENTAQKNLAYMYANGTGVEKNMKQAAVWYEKAAQQGLVEAQAEIGFMYDSGEGVEADPVKAALWYTQAADQGNTVAQYNLGNMYLIGRGVVKNIDKAYILLGQACKGGDEDACKFMRDQQGH